A section of the Natronolimnobius sp. AArcel1 genome encodes:
- a CDS encoding IclR family transcriptional regulator, with product MTSQTAKTTEQSLAIIEAIQTLGGATLEELTDELDRSRSTVHLHLRTLLDEGYLTKEGAVYHIGLRFLNHGEYARSRKKAYTLAKQTVTQLADEIDEEVEFVVENNNRGILVHESFHPDTHIPSKERHLSTSPSAAGIYYYLHSVATGKAILADLPEERVNAILDESGLPKQTAQTITDREELLADLEAVRDRGIAFADEEYVDGLREVGRRVMAPDGSVIGAIAIIGPTYRFTDDRFRNELPNILTEHVDTLEAEISETYLDDYRK from the coding sequence GTGACCTCCCAAACGGCGAAAACCACTGAACAATCACTGGCTATCATCGAGGCCATTCAAACCCTGGGCGGTGCGACACTCGAGGAGTTGACTGACGAACTCGATCGCTCGAGAAGTACAGTCCATCTCCACTTACGGACACTTCTCGATGAGGGGTACCTGACAAAAGAGGGAGCAGTGTATCATATCGGATTGCGATTTCTCAATCACGGCGAGTACGCCCGCTCGAGGAAAAAGGCCTACACGCTGGCAAAACAAACAGTGACGCAACTGGCTGATGAAATCGACGAGGAAGTCGAGTTTGTCGTTGAAAACAATAACCGTGGCATTCTCGTCCACGAATCGTTTCACCCAGATACTCACATTCCATCCAAAGAACGACACCTCTCAACGTCGCCCAGCGCTGCCGGGATCTATTACTATCTTCACAGCGTGGCAACTGGCAAAGCAATTCTCGCGGACCTCCCCGAGGAGCGTGTTAACGCGATTCTAGACGAAAGCGGACTTCCCAAGCAGACTGCCCAGACCATCACAGACCGGGAGGAACTGTTGGCAGATCTCGAGGCGGTTCGCGACCGCGGGATCGCATTCGCCGACGAAGAGTACGTTGACGGCCTCAGGGAGGTTGGTCGACGAGTCATGGCACCGGATGGAAGCGTCATCGGTGCGATTGCCATCATCGGCCCAACATACCGGTTTACAGATGACCGGTTCCGAAATGAATTGCCAAACATTCTTACAGAGCACGTCGATACCCTCGAGGCAGAAATTTCGGAGACTTATCTGGACGATTACCGGAAATAA
- a CDS encoding DUF5786 family protein, giving the protein MAMGEYDQHEYERREQTIGDIDSSADERATEFRGSITFEMSESASDLLENFRKLTEDDA; this is encoded by the coding sequence ATGGCCATGGGAGAGTATGACCAGCATGAGTACGAGCGACGCGAACAAACAATCGGAGACATCGACTCGAGTGCCGACGAACGCGCCACCGAATTTCGCGGTTCGATCACCTTCGAGATGAGTGAGTCCGCCTCTGACCTCCTCGAGAATTTCCGGAAACTCACGGAAGACGACGCGTGA
- a CDS encoding deoxyhypusine synthase, protein MENDDSRDHVVPGSEDEVQTADVRGYDFRGEFSFQDLMSSYETTGFQATQLAEAVDIAEQMQDEEATIYLTVTSNIISSGLREVVAYLVREGYVDVLITTSGSLTEDVIKTAKPFKMGEWDADEAALRDRGINRLGNIFVPSDRYVWLEEYLYDFFEDFFAEEKVRTPTAFARELGATLEDEDSVLKQAADNDVPIYCPALTDAEVGNFLYYYRQGYDSEVGIEILDDYDSLIEDGLLADTTGLIAVGGGVPKHHAIMTNLFRGGADYVIYISTGMEGDGSLSGAPPNEAVSWGKIKDGQTNYTQIEAEATLVFPLLVASAFA, encoded by the coding sequence ATGGAAAACGACGATTCACGCGACCACGTTGTGCCGGGAAGTGAAGACGAGGTACAGACAGCAGATGTCCGCGGCTATGATTTCCGCGGCGAATTCAGCTTCCAGGACCTGATGTCGTCCTACGAGACGACTGGTTTTCAGGCTACCCAACTCGCCGAAGCCGTCGATATCGCCGAGCAGATGCAAGACGAAGAGGCAACGATCTATCTGACGGTCACCTCGAATATCATCTCTTCGGGACTTCGTGAAGTCGTCGCCTATCTGGTTCGTGAGGGATACGTTGACGTCCTTATCACGACCTCCGGGTCACTAACAGAGGACGTAATCAAGACGGCAAAACCATTCAAAATGGGCGAATGGGACGCTGACGAAGCGGCCCTTCGTGATCGTGGAATCAACCGACTTGGGAATATCTTTGTCCCATCCGATCGATATGTGTGGCTCGAGGAGTACCTCTATGACTTCTTCGAGGACTTCTTTGCGGAGGAGAAGGTTCGGACGCCGACAGCATTCGCTCGAGAATTGGGGGCAACACTCGAGGATGAGGATTCGGTCCTGAAACAGGCCGCGGATAACGATGTGCCGATCTACTGTCCGGCGTTGACGGATGCAGAGGTTGGAAACTTCCTCTATTACTACCGGCAGGGCTACGATTCGGAAGTCGGAATCGAAATTCTAGACGACTATGACTCGCTCATTGAAGACGGGTTGCTCGCAGATACCACGGGGCTGATCGCTGTTGGCGGGGGGGTGCCGAAACACCATGCGATTATGACGAATCTGTTCCGTGGCGGCGCAGACTACGTGATCTACATCTCGACGGGCATGGAAGGAGATGGCTCGCTTTCGGGAGCACCGCCAAACGAGGCTGTCTCCTGGGGCAAGATCAAAGACGGCCAGACGAATTATACACAGATCGAAGCCGAAGCAACGCTCGTGTTCCCACTGCTCGTCGCGAGCGCGTTTGCCTAA
- the hutI gene encoding imidazolonepropionase, with amino-acid sequence MSYTIVYDATELITGPATSTDTGTDADATDSAANAASDPPDDPVIEVHSDAAVVLEDGIVLETGSSEALTREYPVQNAAEAIDASGQCVLPGFVDPHTHAVFAGDRSDEFEAKLRGRNYQEILADGGGILRTVRAVREASEDDLTERLLERLDSMLAAGTTTLEIKSGYGLDTETELKLLSAIDRADKRHPIDIVATFMGAHAVPDGMDADEYTESVIEEQLPAVEKQGIATFCDVFCEEDVFSVSQSRAILEAGVKHGLTPKLHIDEFENLGGAELAASLEAASADHLLQSTPDDIDDLLEAGVTPVLLPGTAFGLGDEYPSLEPYRERNSIPAIGSDFNPNCYAKRMGFAATLACVGMGMTPGEAVRGITDRAAAALNRTDGVGTLEAGAPGDLVVLEAPSYRHLPYRYDENVVGSVLKDGDLVVEV; translated from the coding sequence ATGAGCTACACCATCGTCTACGACGCGACTGAACTGATCACTGGACCGGCGACTAGCACGGATACGGGCACAGACGCAGATGCAACTGACAGCGCCGCGAACGCTGCTTCCGACCCACCCGATGATCCCGTTATCGAGGTTCACTCTGACGCTGCAGTCGTCCTCGAGGATGGTATTGTCCTCGAGACGGGTTCGAGTGAGGCCCTTACGCGTGAGTACCCGGTCCAAAACGCTGCCGAGGCGATCGATGCGAGCGGTCAGTGTGTGCTGCCGGGATTCGTTGATCCGCACACGCACGCCGTGTTTGCGGGTGACCGGTCCGACGAGTTCGAAGCGAAACTCCGTGGACGGAACTATCAGGAAATCCTCGCCGACGGCGGCGGCATTCTCCGAACTGTCCGTGCCGTCCGTGAAGCAAGCGAAGACGATCTTACCGAGCGCCTGCTCGAGCGCCTTGACTCGATGCTCGCAGCCGGGACGACCACCCTCGAGATCAAATCCGGCTACGGACTCGATACGGAGACCGAACTCAAATTACTGTCTGCGATCGATCGCGCTGACAAGCGCCACCCGATCGATATCGTGGCGACGTTCATGGGCGCTCACGCCGTTCCGGATGGCATGGACGCCGACGAGTATACCGAGTCGGTGATCGAGGAGCAACTCCCTGCCGTTGAGAAACAGGGCATCGCGACCTTCTGTGACGTCTTCTGTGAGGAAGATGTCTTCTCCGTGTCCCAGTCCCGAGCGATTCTCGAGGCTGGTGTGAAACACGGACTTACGCCGAAACTCCACATCGACGAGTTCGAAAATCTGGGCGGGGCAGAACTGGCGGCCTCTCTCGAGGCCGCAAGCGCGGACCACCTGCTCCAGTCGACCCCTGACGATATCGACGATCTTCTCGAGGCGGGCGTGACGCCGGTCTTGCTTCCGGGAACGGCGTTCGGCCTTGGTGATGAGTACCCCAGCCTCGAGCCGTATCGCGAGCGAAATTCCATTCCAGCGATCGGCAGTGATTTCAATCCGAACTGCTATGCCAAGCGAATGGGATTCGCGGCGACGCTGGCTTGCGTCGGCATGGGCATGACACCCGGCGAAGCCGTTCGCGGGATCACCGATCGGGCGGCTGCCGCCCTCAACCGAACTGATGGCGTGGGCACGCTCGAGGCCGGTGCGCCAGGTGACCTCGTCGTCCTCGAGGCACCATCGTACCGACATCTGCCGTACAGGTATGACGAGAACGTCGTCGGCTCAGTCCTCAAAGACGGCGACCTTGTCGTTGAGGTCTGA
- the hutG gene encoding formimidoylglutamase, whose translation MHGTFTHPDWDGWEGTSSDPNDRQFGDITAALEPTETTDVPIVLVGEPYDGAVIGRKGTREGPLEIRRSLASTKAAHLSAGAPSLEGESNAPDESMAVIGDLGDLELPGSGVADVQASVRTAAAAIYELDAVPIFLGGDNSLTYGNVVPLLENEDGGDVGVINFDAHLDCREVHHEPTSGTPYRQLHEAGLEAYVAVGARHFETSSRYVEYVREQGGTIVPADAFADGPRAVVETVQNALATVDTLYLSVDCDVLDASAAPGVSAPTPGGLTTRELFAAVGALVADERLAGVEIVECAPPLDTNGRTVDAAARTVAHAIRGVLEANS comes from the coding sequence GTGCACGGGACGTTCACCCACCCTGACTGGGACGGCTGGGAGGGGACCTCGAGCGATCCGAACGACCGCCAGTTCGGTGATATCACCGCCGCGCTCGAGCCAACGGAGACAACGGACGTCCCAATCGTCCTCGTCGGTGAACCCTACGACGGCGCGGTGATCGGCCGTAAAGGAACTCGCGAGGGCCCACTCGAGATCCGTCGCTCGCTTGCGTCGACGAAGGCTGCCCATCTTTCGGCGGGTGCCCCGTCACTCGAGGGAGAGTCGAACGCTCCCGACGAATCGATGGCTGTCATCGGCGATCTTGGGGACCTCGAGTTGCCAGGCTCGGGCGTTGCTGATGTCCAAGCGTCCGTCCGAACGGCCGCTGCAGCTATTTACGAACTGGATGCGGTTCCGATTTTCCTCGGCGGGGATAATTCGCTGACCTACGGAAACGTCGTGCCGCTGCTTGAGAACGAGGACGGTGGCGACGTCGGCGTCATCAACTTCGACGCCCATCTGGACTGTCGTGAGGTTCATCACGAACCCACAAGCGGAACACCCTACCGGCAGTTACACGAGGCCGGACTCGAGGCGTACGTCGCCGTCGGGGCGCGTCATTTCGAGACCTCGAGTCGCTACGTCGAGTATGTCCGCGAACAGGGCGGGACGATCGTACCGGCGGACGCGTTCGCCGACGGGCCACGTGCCGTTGTCGAGACGGTCCAGAATGCACTCGCGACCGTCGATACGCTCTATCTGAGCGTCGATTGTGACGTACTGGATGCGAGCGCTGCCCCGGGCGTAAGCGCGCCGACACCGGGCGGGCTTACGACTCGAGAACTGTTCGCCGCAGTGGGTGCACTCGTTGCTGACGAGCGTCTAGCAGGGGTTGAGATCGTCGAGTGTGCGCCGCCACTCGACACGAACGGCCGAACCGTCGACGCCGCCGCACGGACGGTCGCTCACGCAATTCGCGGCGTTCTGGAGGCCAATTCATGA